From one Anopheles bellator chromosome 1, idAnoBellAS_SP24_06.2, whole genome shotgun sequence genomic stretch:
- the LOC131215615 gene encoding spore coat protein SP96-like: MKLFRSGSSALLFALIVGLVWSEQLEQDDETNDLETAESAFLDPKTVLLAGVAGLAGIGALVVKGVGIGKLLLLAKAGGSFASGGSHSSEEWDSSSHPSYPAYKSYPSSYSSPDKGKSASYSGTLKVSGSLAPVSSPTSSTPTTSQSSASSLSLSSAPSSPPSQSSASTSGATTAKTGLSLDDGDDPLPEK; the protein is encoded by the exons ATGAAACTGTtccgcagcggcagcagtgcCTTGCTGTTCGCTCTGATCGTGGGCCTAGTGTGGAGCGAGCAGCTCGAACAGGACGATGAGACGAATGATCTGGAAACGGCCGAGTCGGCGTTCCTGGACCCGAAAACTG tgctgctggccggagtCGCTGGTCTCGCCGGTATCGGTGCCCTGGTGGTGAAGGGTGTCGGTATCGGGAAGCTGCTCCTGCTGGCCAAGGCCGGCGGAAGCTTCGCGTCCGGTGGCTCCCACAGCTCCGAGGAGTGGGACAGCTCCTCGCACCCGTCGTACCCGGCGTACAAGTCGTACCCGAGCAGCTACTCGTCGCCCGACAAAGGGAAATCCGCGTCGTACTCGGGCACGCTGAAAGTGTCCGGATCGCTAGCGCCGGTGAGTTCCCCAACCTCCTCCACACCAACCACCTCCCAGTCATCCGCGTCCTCCCTTTCGCTATCATCTGCAccttcatcaccaccatcacagAGCTCTGCCAGCACTTCCGGGGCCACCACTGCCAAAACGGGGCTCTCgctcgacgatggcgatgatccACTGCCTGAAAAATGA